The following are from one region of the Segatella oris genome:
- the guaB gene encoding IMP dehydrogenase, whose translation MSSFVADKIVMDGLTFDDVLLIPAYSEVLPKEVELKTKFTRNITLNVPFVTAAMDTVTEASMAIAIAREGGIGVIHKNMSIEEQAHQVAIVKRAENGMIYDPVTIRRGSTVKDALELMHDYHIGGIPVVDDDNKLVGIVTNRDLRFERRMDKKIDEVMTKENLVTTHQQTDLVAAAQILQENKIEKLPVVDKNNRLVGLITYKDITKAKDKPMACKDEKGRLRVAAGVGVTTDTMDRAKALVEAGVDAIVIDTAHGHSKGVVEKLKQVKKAFPQLDVIVGNVATGEAAKYLVDNGADAVKVGIGPGSICTTRVVAGVGVPQLSAVYDVYSALQGTGVPLIADGGLRYSGDIVKALAAGGSCVMIGSLVAGTEESPGETIIFNGRKFKSYRGMGSLEAMEQKNGSRDRYFQNDVRDVKKLVPEGIAGRVPYKGTVQEVIYQLTGGLRSGMGYCGAPSIERLHDAKFTRITNAGVMESHPHDIAITSEAPNYSRPE comes from the coding sequence ATGTCATCATTTGTTGCAGATAAAATTGTAATGGACGGTCTTACCTTTGATGACGTCCTCTTAATTCCTGCTTACTCAGAAGTACTACCTAAAGAGGTAGAGTTGAAAACCAAGTTTACACGTAACATCACTTTGAATGTTCCTTTTGTGACTGCTGCCATGGATACAGTCACCGAGGCATCAATGGCTATCGCCATCGCCCGTGAAGGTGGTATAGGCGTTATCCACAAGAATATGTCGATAGAAGAACAGGCACATCAGGTGGCAATTGTAAAGCGTGCTGAGAACGGAATGATTTATGATCCTGTGACAATTCGTCGTGGAAGTACGGTTAAGGATGCTCTTGAGTTGATGCATGATTACCACATTGGTGGTATTCCTGTAGTCGATGACGATAATAAACTCGTAGGTATCGTGACCAATCGCGACTTGCGTTTTGAGCGTCGTATGGATAAAAAAATTGACGAAGTGATGACAAAAGAGAATCTTGTGACTACGCATCAGCAGACTGATTTGGTTGCTGCGGCACAGATTCTTCAGGAAAACAAGATAGAAAAACTGCCCGTTGTAGACAAGAACAATCGTCTTGTGGGCTTGATTACCTATAAGGATATTACCAAAGCCAAAGACAAGCCAATGGCCTGCAAGGATGAAAAAGGTCGTCTGCGTGTGGCTGCCGGCGTCGGTGTTACTACAGATACAATGGATCGTGCAAAAGCTTTGGTTGAGGCAGGTGTTGATGCTATCGTCATTGATACGGCTCACGGACATTCCAAGGGCGTAGTTGAAAAGCTGAAACAAGTAAAGAAAGCTTTCCCACAGTTGGATGTTATCGTAGGTAATGTGGCTACAGGTGAGGCTGCTAAATACCTTGTTGACAATGGTGCTGATGCTGTAAAAGTAGGCATTGGCCCTGGTTCTATCTGTACGACACGTGTGGTTGCCGGTGTAGGTGTACCTCAATTGAGTGCAGTCTACGATGTTTATTCGGCGTTGCAAGGTACTGGTGTTCCATTGATTGCTGATGGCGGTCTGCGTTATTCAGGTGACATTGTGAAGGCTTTAGCTGCTGGTGGAAGTTGCGTTATGATTGGATCGCTCGTTGCCGGAACCGAAGAAAGCCCAGGTGAAACCATCATTTTCAATGGCCGTAAGTTCAAGAGCTATCGTGGCATGGGTTCTCTTGAGGCCATGGAACAGAAAAACGGCTCGCGTGATCGCTATTTCCAGAATGATGTCCGCGATGTAAAGAAGCTCGTTCCAGAAGGTATTGCCGGTCGTGTTCCTTACAAGGGAACCGTTCAGGAAGTAATTTATCAGCTCACAGGTGGCCTGCGTTCGGGCATGGGATACTGTGGAGCGCCTTCGATAGAGAGGCTGCATGATGCAAAATTTACACGTATCACCAATGCCGGAGTCATGGAAAGCCATCCCCATGATATCGCAATCACGAGCGAGGCTCCGAACTATTCTCGTCCAGAATAA
- a CDS encoding peptidylprolyl isomerase encodes MNKGYKLFGGFIGMLLLIGVTAKANKTAGYMTDKKDSVQTKSMDVSVPEHSVIDEVVWVVGDEPIMKSDVEQMRLQGEMEGMKWGGNPDCRIPEQIAVQKLFLHQAALDSIEVTESDIAQTVEQQINYWINSVGSREKLEEYQGKSLSQIRSDLHDDVKNSKMIQQMKRKIMSDVTVTPADVRRYFKNLPEDSIPFVPTEVEVEILVKKPRIPQSEINRVKDQLRSFTDRVTKGETSFSTLARLYSEDPGSARQGGEMDYAGRGTLDPAFASVAFNLTDPKKISKIVESEFGYHIIQLVDKRGDKVKVRHILLKPKVSAEDLNKALGRLDSIAADIKDGKFTFEAACSYLSEDKDTRNNHGLMAYTDNQTGKITSRFQMKDLPTEVASVVNTMKVGEISAPFKMVDHRGKTVAAIIKLINRIDGHRAKITEDFQTMQEVVMQKESEKKLHDWVVNKIKNTYVRMNDRYKGCDFEYQGWIR; translated from the coding sequence ATGAATAAAGGATATAAACTTTTCGGTGGCTTCATAGGCATGCTGCTTTTGATAGGCGTTACAGCAAAAGCCAATAAAACGGCAGGCTATATGACTGATAAAAAGGACTCTGTGCAAACAAAGTCTATGGATGTCAGCGTGCCTGAACATAGTGTTATTGACGAAGTTGTTTGGGTTGTTGGTGATGAACCGATTATGAAATCTGATGTTGAGCAGATGCGTTTGCAAGGTGAGATGGAAGGAATGAAGTGGGGAGGAAATCCTGATTGTCGCATTCCCGAACAGATAGCAGTGCAGAAACTCTTCCTACATCAAGCAGCACTTGACTCTATTGAAGTGACGGAGTCGGATATTGCACAGACCGTTGAGCAGCAGATTAACTATTGGATCAACTCGGTTGGGTCGCGAGAAAAACTTGAAGAATATCAAGGAAAGAGCCTTAGTCAAATCCGTTCTGATTTGCACGATGATGTAAAGAACAGTAAGATGATACAGCAGATGAAGCGGAAGATTATGAGTGATGTTACCGTGACACCTGCTGATGTACGGCGGTATTTTAAGAATCTGCCGGAAGATAGTATCCCCTTTGTGCCTACAGAGGTTGAAGTTGAAATTCTTGTAAAGAAGCCTCGCATCCCACAAAGCGAGATAAATCGTGTCAAAGACCAGTTGCGTAGTTTCACTGATCGCGTCACAAAGGGTGAGACTTCGTTTAGTACGCTGGCCCGACTATACTCTGAAGATCCCGGATCTGCACGTCAGGGTGGCGAGATGGATTATGCAGGTCGTGGAACTCTTGACCCTGCGTTTGCCAGCGTAGCCTTTAATCTTACTGATCCGAAGAAGATTTCTAAGATTGTGGAATCAGAGTTCGGATATCATATTATCCAATTGGTTGATAAACGAGGTGACAAGGTGAAGGTTCGTCACATCCTTTTGAAGCCCAAGGTTTCTGCGGAGGATTTGAACAAGGCTTTGGGCAGACTCGACTCTATCGCGGCTGATATCAAAGATGGAAAGTTTACTTTTGAAGCCGCCTGCTCTTATCTTTCAGAAGACAAGGATACGCGCAACAACCATGGATTGATGGCCTATACAGATAACCAGACAGGTAAGATTACATCGCGTTTTCAGATGAAAGACTTGCCAACTGAAGTTGCAAGCGTTGTTAATACAATGAAGGTGGGCGAGATTTCTGCCCCATTTAAGATGGTGGATCATCGTGGAAAGACTGTAGCTGCTATCATCAAATTAATTAATAGAATCGATGGACATCGTGCCAAGATAACCGAGGACTTCCAGACAATGCAGGAGGTTGTGATGCAGAAAGAGAGTGAAAAGAAACTGCATGATTGGGTGGTTAATAAGATAAAGAATACCTATGTACGCATGAACGACCGCTATAAAGGTTGTGATTTTGAATATCAAGGCTGGATAAGATAA
- a CDS encoding peptidylprolyl isomerase, giving the protein MQKRKSVIISLAMLLCGSMAFGQSNDPVVMTVNGKPVLRSEFEYAYRKNNSAGVIDRKSVAEYAELFIDYKLKVEAALAAQLDTLTSFKEEFAGCRDQQIRPSLINDADIEAEARRIYTLTQHQVDSLGGMVKVRHILLELGQRAPKSTETEVKQRIDSIYKALKAGADFSEMARKYSDDKGSASAGGSLPWLQPGQTLPEFEAQAYRLKKGEMSLPFLSPAGYHIILLEDKSNFLPYDSLRNDILCFIDQRNLRDKLIDDRLNERAQAAHTTPAAILEKQRMELEKNDPSLKYLIQEYHDGLLLFEISNRTIWEKAARDEAGLIDYFNHNKKKYRWSSPRYKGVIFHVKEVSDVKKVTKALKKADFEKWGSILEKQFNQNGEIRVKAEKGIFKQGDNAWIDSEIFKHGAPPAPLKDYPFSGVCGKKLKAPKMMSDVRKQVLSDYQEAMEQQWIKELRAKYPVSINQNVLKTIKELY; this is encoded by the coding sequence ATGCAGAAAAGGAAATCTGTTATCATATCATTGGCCATGCTTCTTTGCGGAAGCATGGCTTTTGGTCAGTCAAATGACCCCGTTGTCATGACGGTAAATGGCAAGCCTGTGTTGCGCTCGGAATTTGAATATGCTTACAGGAAGAATAATTCTGCTGGCGTCATTGACCGTAAGAGCGTCGCAGAATATGCCGAACTTTTTATTGATTACAAGTTGAAAGTGGAGGCTGCTCTTGCTGCCCAACTTGACACTCTGACTTCTTTCAAAGAGGAATTTGCAGGTTGTCGTGATCAGCAAATACGTCCGTCGCTGATTAATGATGCTGATATAGAGGCCGAAGCGCGTCGCATTTATACATTAACTCAACATCAAGTTGATTCGTTGGGTGGCATGGTGAAAGTGCGTCATATCTTGCTGGAACTCGGACAACGTGCACCAAAAAGCACGGAAACAGAAGTCAAACAACGGATAGACTCCATTTATAAGGCTTTGAAAGCTGGGGCTGATTTCAGTGAAATGGCAAGGAAATATTCTGATGACAAAGGCTCTGCATCGGCAGGAGGAAGTCTGCCTTGGTTGCAGCCTGGACAGACTTTACCTGAGTTTGAGGCCCAGGCTTACAGATTGAAGAAAGGCGAAATGAGTCTGCCTTTCCTTTCTCCTGCAGGTTACCACATTATATTATTAGAGGACAAAAGTAATTTCCTCCCTTACGATTCTTTACGGAATGATATACTGTGCTTTATAGATCAGCGCAATCTTCGCGACAAGCTGATTGATGACCGACTGAATGAAAGAGCGCAGGCTGCGCATACAACACCTGCTGCTATTTTGGAAAAGCAGCGTATGGAGTTGGAAAAGAATGACCCTTCACTGAAGTATCTCATTCAGGAATATCATGACGGCTTACTGCTTTTTGAAATCAGTAATCGTACGATTTGGGAAAAAGCGGCACGTGATGAGGCTGGACTTATAGACTATTTTAATCACAATAAAAAGAAATATAGATGGTCATCTCCGCGTTATAAAGGTGTCATTTTTCATGTAAAGGAGGTTAGTGACGTGAAGAAAGTGACTAAAGCTCTGAAAAAAGCCGACTTTGAAAAGTGGGGCAGTATACTTGAAAAACAGTTCAATCAGAATGGAGAAATCCGTGTAAAAGCCGAAAAAGGAATCTTTAAACAAGGAGATAACGCTTGGATAGACAGTGAAATTTTCAAACATGGTGCCCCCCCTGCACCATTGAAAGACTACCCTTTTAGTGGTGTCTGTGGTAAAAAACTAAAGGCACCCAAGATGATGTCTGATGTAAGGAAGCAGGTGTTATCTGATTATCAAGAGGCAATGGAACAGCAATGGATAAAGGAATTGCGTGCCAAATATCCTGTCAGTATCAATCAAAATGTACTGAAAACAATCAAGGAGCTATATTGA
- the tssD gene encoding type VI secretion system tube protein TssD: MGSFRATLELGGKEYDVLYSNYEFSRNTDSKGKPSSSISGGRVSVTVESTEDTTAIEAMLNSQFKAVDGKIIYKKTEEDAKMKEIEFKNAYIVHYKETLDATNEVPMTIAMTFSAETITVGNAELDNRWPKV, translated from the coding sequence ATGGGTTCATTCAGAGCAACATTGGAATTGGGCGGCAAGGAATATGACGTCCTGTATTCAAACTACGAGTTCAGCCGCAATACTGACTCTAAAGGCAAGCCGTCGTCAAGCATTTCCGGCGGAAGAGTATCTGTTACGGTAGAATCTACAGAGGATACCACTGCCATTGAGGCCATGCTCAACAGCCAGTTCAAGGCCGTTGACGGAAAAATCATCTACAAGAAGACCGAAGAGGATGCCAAGATGAAGGAAATCGAGTTCAAGAACGCCTACATCGTGCATTACAAGGAAACCCTTGATGCAACCAACGAGGTACCGATGACTATCGCCATGACCTTCTCGGCTGAGACCATTACCGTGGGCAATGCCGAGCTGGATAACCGCTGGCCAAAAGTATAA
- a CDS encoding DUF421 domain-containing protein: protein MLEVLQPYLAITLKLVTGMIGILVFLRIAGKVQMAQITPLDTVSAFVIGALVGGVLYNPDMSMWHILFALAVWTGFNMLVRFCMRSARLRHLIKGTSSYLVRDGIINFKAFKRNSLEMEQFRLLLRQKGIFSMFDVDDVLFETNGAVTVLSTNRTPQSHLLINNGEIVDSTLIQCDKTKNWVLRNLKKNGFERPSELFCMEWTPRRGFYFVTFSGDVRRGKEEVSAEEIENENQA from the coding sequence ATGTTAGAAGTTCTTCAGCCTTACCTTGCCATTACCCTGAAACTTGTTACGGGAATGATTGGCATTTTGGTCTTTCTGCGCATTGCGGGAAAAGTACAAATGGCGCAGATTACCCCACTCGACACCGTGAGTGCATTTGTTATCGGTGCTTTAGTCGGTGGTGTGCTCTACAACCCCGACATGTCGATGTGGCATATCCTGTTTGCTTTGGCCGTGTGGACAGGTTTCAATATGCTCGTAAGATTTTGCATGCGGTCGGCACGTTTGCGTCATCTCATCAAGGGAACAAGTTCTTATTTGGTGCGCGATGGCATCATCAACTTCAAAGCTTTCAAGCGAAACAGTCTTGAAATGGAGCAGTTTCGCCTGCTGTTGCGACAGAAAGGCATCTTCTCAATGTTTGATGTTGACGATGTTTTGTTTGAGACTAATGGCGCCGTTACGGTGCTTTCGACCAACAGAACGCCTCAGTCACATCTGCTGATCAATAACGGTGAGATCGTGGACAGCACGCTCATACAGTGTGATAAAACTAAAAACTGGGTGCTTCGCAATCTTAAGAAGAATGGTTTCGAGCGTCCTTCAGAACTCTTTTGCATGGAGTGGACACCGCGTCGAGGTTTTTATTTTGTCACTTTCAGTGGCGATGTCAGACGTGGAAAAGAGGAAGTTTCGGCCGAAGAGATTGAAAACGAAAATCAAGCTTAA
- a CDS encoding phosphotransferase enzyme family protein, with translation MQGKTKSKQEQILLNFEIGGTPVDIIPLGDGLINDTYKVVMPSGEPHDYVLQRINHHIFTDVELLQHNIDVVTSHIRAKLEAAGETDIDRKVLQFVPTKEGKSYYQTEEGDFWRVSVFIPRTQTFNQVTPQNAYDCGRTFGRFESMLTDVEEKLGETIPDFHNMELRIRQLREAVKADAAGRLHEVSALVDKIEQHAEAMCRAEKLYREGQLPKRLCHCDTKVNNMLFDETGQVLCVIDLDTVMPSFVFSDYGDFLRTAANATREDDPDVSKVALRWDVIESFTKGYIEGTRHFLTDTERDMLPFAMQLFPYMQCVRFLADYINGDTYYKTTYAAHNLDRAHNQWRLFELTLAGEDRLQQFVKTL, from the coding sequence ATGCAAGGAAAAACCAAAAGCAAACAGGAACAGATACTCTTGAACTTTGAAATAGGTGGAACCCCGGTGGATATTATCCCTTTAGGCGACGGCCTTATCAACGACACTTACAAGGTGGTGATGCCTTCAGGGGAACCGCATGACTATGTGCTTCAGCGCATCAACCATCATATTTTCACCGATGTTGAATTGCTGCAACATAATATTGATGTCGTCACAAGTCACATTCGGGCAAAGCTCGAGGCAGCCGGTGAGACGGATATCGACAGGAAAGTGCTGCAGTTTGTACCTACCAAGGAGGGTAAAAGCTATTATCAGACGGAAGAAGGTGACTTCTGGCGCGTCTCTGTTTTCATTCCACGGACACAGACTTTTAATCAGGTGACACCGCAGAATGCCTATGATTGTGGCCGAACTTTCGGTCGTTTCGAGTCAATGCTTACGGATGTAGAAGAGAAACTCGGTGAAACTATCCCCGATTTCCATAACATGGAGCTGCGCATTCGACAGCTTCGGGAGGCTGTGAAGGCTGATGCAGCAGGTCGTTTGCATGAAGTGAGTGCACTTGTTGACAAGATTGAGCAGCACGCTGAAGCCATGTGCAGGGCTGAAAAGCTTTACCGTGAGGGGCAATTGCCTAAGCGTCTCTGCCATTGCGATACGAAAGTGAACAATATGTTGTTTGATGAGACAGGACAGGTGCTGTGTGTCATCGACCTCGATACTGTCATGCCAAGCTTTGTGTTCTCTGATTATGGCGACTTCCTACGCACGGCAGCCAATGCAACCCGCGAAGATGATCCCGATGTTTCGAAAGTAGCATTGCGCTGGGATGTCATCGAAAGCTTCACGAAAGGCTACATTGAAGGCACTCGCCACTTCCTGACGGACACCGAACGAGACATGCTTCCCTTTGCAATGCAGCTCTTCCCATACATGCAGTGCGTGCGTTTCCTTGCGGATTATATCAACGGTGACACCTATTATAAAACCACTTATGCGGCTCATAACCTTGACCGTGCGCACAATCAATGGCGACTTTTCGAGCTGACGCTTGCGGGAGAAGACCGTCTTCAGCAGTTTGTCAAGACGCTGTAG
- a CDS encoding S1 RNA-binding domain-containing protein translates to MTNEIRLGEYNLLRVKEVARREGFGEIFGLYMDGGREGEILMPQKYVPEGAKPGDEIMCFVYLDQEERPIATTEKPLAKVGDFAYLECSWVNEYGAFLNWGLTKDLFCPFREQKKRMEIGDRYVVYVHIDEESYRIVASAKVERFLKDDAAKAGLKRNQEVDILIWQKTDLGFKAIVNNQYPGLIYQNQIYKYVHTGDRMKAYVSNVRPDGKLDLALQPVGMAAAEDFSAVLLQYLKNNNGYCVLGDKSSPEDIKHQFQVSKKVFKKALGDLYKNRLVRIAEDGIYLNTET, encoded by the coding sequence ATGACAAACGAAATAAGATTGGGCGAGTATAATCTTTTGCGTGTGAAGGAAGTGGCAAGACGCGAAGGTTTCGGTGAGATTTTTGGGCTTTACATGGATGGTGGGCGTGAGGGAGAAATACTGATGCCCCAGAAATATGTTCCCGAAGGCGCTAAGCCGGGCGATGAGATTATGTGTTTTGTCTATTTGGACCAGGAGGAACGCCCCATTGCTACAACGGAGAAGCCATTGGCTAAAGTGGGAGATTTTGCGTATTTAGAATGCTCCTGGGTCAATGAATATGGTGCTTTTCTGAACTGGGGGCTGACGAAAGATCTTTTCTGTCCATTTCGTGAACAAAAGAAACGCATGGAAATTGGTGACCGTTATGTGGTGTATGTGCATATTGATGAGGAGAGTTATCGCATTGTAGCCAGTGCGAAAGTGGAGCGTTTCTTGAAAGATGATGCAGCAAAGGCAGGACTAAAGCGTAATCAAGAAGTGGATATTCTCATTTGGCAAAAGACGGATTTGGGGTTTAAAGCTATCGTTAATAACCAGTATCCGGGGCTTATTTATCAAAATCAGATATATAAGTATGTGCATACGGGCGACCGCATGAAAGCCTATGTCAGCAATGTGCGTCCCGACGGAAAGCTTGATCTGGCTCTGCAACCTGTGGGAATGGCAGCAGCGGAAGATTTCTCTGCCGTGTTGCTGCAATATCTTAAAAATAATAATGGCTATTGTGTTTTAGGCGATAAGAGTAGCCCGGAGGATATCAAACATCAGTTTCAAGTGAGTAAGAAAGTTTTCAAAAAAGCGCTTGGAGACCTGTATAAAAACCGTTTGGTGAGGATAGCAGAAGATGGTATCTATCTAAACACCGAAACCTGA
- a CDS encoding glycosyltransferase family 2 protein, protein MIRFSIITCTYQAASVLKRTLDSVLLQSYPHLEHIILDGASTDDTVSMVKHYMKENEAQEDCIHDIIFTSERDNGLYDAMNKGIMKATGDYLVFLNAGDVFPSPDTLEHIAGCVGEGETLPGVLYGDTDIVDNNGHFLRHRRLSAPKKLTWRSFRSGMLVCHQAFYARTDIAKQNLYNLHFKLSADVDWCIRVMKTAAQQHLPLRNVNTVIVNYLAGGLSIKNHRASLKERFRVMCQHYGFCTTAIFHFWFLIRSIIRK, encoded by the coding sequence ATGATCCGCTTTTCAATCATCACCTGCACCTATCAGGCCGCTTCAGTACTGAAGCGAACCCTCGACAGTGTACTTCTTCAGAGTTATCCCCACCTTGAACATATCATTCTTGATGGGGCTTCAACCGATGACACTGTCAGCATGGTGAAACACTACATGAAAGAAAACGAAGCCCAAGAAGACTGCATTCACGACATCATCTTCACCTCAGAACGCGATAACGGACTCTATGATGCCATGAACAAAGGCATCATGAAGGCCACGGGCGACTATCTTGTATTCCTCAATGCTGGTGATGTTTTCCCTTCACCCGACACCCTTGAGCATATTGCCGGCTGCGTTGGAGAGGGTGAAACGCTCCCCGGTGTTCTCTATGGCGACACTGATATCGTCGACAACAATGGCCATTTCCTGCGCCACCGTAGGCTCTCTGCGCCCAAAAAGCTCACATGGCGTTCGTTCCGCAGTGGCATGTTGGTGTGTCATCAGGCCTTTTATGCCCGCACAGACATCGCCAAACAAAACCTCTACAACCTGCATTTCAAACTCTCTGCCGACGTCGACTGGTGCATCCGAGTGATGAAAACGGCTGCTCAACAACACCTGCCATTGCGAAATGTCAACACTGTTATCGTCAACTATCTTGCTGGTGGACTGAGCATTAAAAACCATCGGGCATCACTCAAGGAGCGCTTCCGGGTGATGTGTCAACATTATGGTTTCTGTACGACTGCAATCTTTCACTTTTGGTTTTTAATTCGAAGTATAATACGAAAATAG
- a CDS encoding glycosyltransferase family 4 protein, translating into MRVLIVNTSERTGGAALAANRLMDALNNNGVKAKMLVRDKLTDDITVVPLSHTLRNHLRFLWERWCIFWHLHFKRKHLFEIDIANTGADITRLSEFKEADIIHLSWINQGMLSLKGIRKILNSGKPVVWTMHDIWPATGICHITLNCQRFQSSCGNCRLLPNGGSLRDLSYKVFKRKKAMLEGHDISFVTCSKWLEKEVRKSALLTNQQIQTIPNPIDTRIFRPRDKKQARLRANLPLDMKVILFVAQRIANENKGIFYLIDACHKMAAEHPEMVHNTFVAVLGGGRGNIGDVFDFCTGKLGYVNDTQQIVDIYNAADVFVLPSLSENLPNTIMEAMACGVPCVGFKVGGIPEEIDHKKNGYVAEYRDADDLARGLHWVLCEADHEALSREAVHKVATNYSQHAVAMKYIEVYNQALALKNYHL; encoded by the coding sequence ATGAGAGTTCTAATTGTAAATACAAGTGAGCGCACGGGAGGGGCTGCCTTAGCTGCCAACCGACTGATGGACGCGCTCAATAATAACGGTGTCAAGGCCAAAATGTTGGTGCGCGACAAGCTCACAGACGACATTACCGTTGTGCCCCTCTCCCATACCCTGCGCAACCATTTGCGTTTTCTTTGGGAACGTTGGTGCATCTTCTGGCACCTTCATTTCAAGCGCAAACACCTCTTCGAAATAGATATCGCCAACACAGGTGCCGATATTACGCGCCTGTCAGAATTCAAGGAAGCCGATATTATCCACCTTTCGTGGATCAATCAAGGCATGCTTTCACTGAAAGGTATCCGCAAGATACTCAACAGTGGCAAGCCCGTTGTGTGGACAATGCACGACATCTGGCCTGCCACCGGCATCTGCCACATCACGCTTAACTGCCAGCGTTTTCAATCCTCCTGCGGCAACTGCCGACTTCTCCCCAACGGCGGTTCACTGCGTGATCTATCTTATAAGGTGTTCAAACGTAAGAAAGCGATGCTCGAGGGCCATGATATTTCATTCGTCACTTGCAGTAAATGGCTCGAAAAAGAAGTCCGCAAGAGTGCTCTCCTGACCAATCAACAGATACAGACCATCCCCAATCCCATCGACACCCGCATCTTCCGACCACGCGACAAAAAGCAAGCGCGACTGCGTGCCAACTTACCTTTAGACATGAAAGTCATTCTCTTTGTCGCCCAACGTATAGCAAACGAGAACAAAGGCATATTTTATCTTATTGACGCCTGCCACAAAATGGCGGCTGAACACCCAGAGATGGTGCATAACACCTTTGTTGCCGTGCTCGGCGGAGGTAGGGGGAACATAGGTGATGTCTTTGATTTCTGCACGGGTAAATTAGGATATGTGAATGACACTCAACAGATTGTAGACATCTATAACGCCGCCGACGTGTTCGTTCTGCCCTCACTTTCCGAGAACCTTCCCAACACTATCATGGAAGCAATGGCCTGCGGTGTACCCTGTGTGGGCTTCAAAGTGGGTGGTATCCCCGAAGAAATCGACCATAAGAAGAATGGCTATGTGGCCGAATATCGCGATGCCGACGACCTCGCCCGAGGTCTGCACTGGGTGCTTTGTGAGGCCGATCACGAGGCTTTGAGCCGTGAAGCCGTACACAAAGTGGCCACGAACTACTCACAACATGCCGTTGCCATGAAATATATAGAGGTTTACAACCAGGCGCTGGCCCTTAAAAATTATCACTTATGA